From Pseudothermotoga thermarum DSM 5069, a single genomic window includes:
- a CDS encoding methyl-accepting chemotaxis protein, producing the protein MKQLSESSKTISQMIQVMEQIVEQTYLLALNVAIEAVKTRESGKGFA; encoded by the coding sequence ATGAAACAGTTGAGTGAATCATCCAAGACCATAAGTCAAATGATACAAGTGATGGAACAAATTGTCGAGCAAACCTATTTGCTAGCTCTTAATGTTGCCATAGAAGCTGTAAAAACGAGAGAAAGTGGAAAAGGTTTTGCTTGA
- a CDS encoding MFS transporter — translation MAKYSNPFRALRNKNYLLFWSTQSISLIGTWIDTTLRGWVGVNVLPENKAAGFIGLIAFLKGFPTVFLSPVSGVLIDWFGPREVLFLTQVADTINACVMAFLVYKNILTPAQLLILSVLMGISGAFYLPSRNTFISSVVPKDYLPNALALHALIFNLARMIGPSIAGFVVKYYGLSFGFILNAISFVPLLIVLPTIPTNYQRNLSKERAFFKDLSEGLKIVVKDKRILSTFISLTVYAVFGMPYSMLMQAFAKSAMRTGLVGYGLVMGSMGLGAFVGAILAGGMDSKKVIQINEEFLILAIGTSTFVTSVYPNAAIFTSFVNGLCQTVFFNVTNSRTQLLSPMHAKGRVMSLYALINNGGSPVGTFVFGLLGNVIGIRASYQILALALIAYFVIHKFLIKQPETESTY, via the coding sequence ATGGCGAAGTATTCGAATCCTTTCAGAGCTCTCAGAAACAAAAATTACCTTTTGTTCTGGTCGACGCAGAGTATTTCGCTGATAGGAACGTGGATAGACACCACGTTGAGAGGCTGGGTTGGTGTAAACGTTTTGCCTGAAAACAAGGCAGCTGGTTTCATTGGATTGATCGCTTTTTTGAAAGGTTTTCCCACGGTGTTTCTTTCACCAGTCAGTGGGGTTTTGATAGATTGGTTTGGACCGAGGGAAGTATTGTTTCTAACGCAAGTTGCAGATACCATCAACGCTTGTGTCATGGCTTTTTTGGTTTACAAAAATATTCTTACTCCAGCTCAACTTTTGATTTTAAGCGTTTTAATGGGCATATCCGGTGCTTTCTATCTTCCGTCGAGGAACACTTTTATATCAAGTGTTGTTCCGAAAGATTACCTTCCTAACGCACTAGCACTTCATGCTCTTATCTTTAATTTAGCAAGGATGATCGGTCCTTCAATAGCAGGATTCGTTGTTAAATACTATGGTTTATCGTTTGGTTTTATTTTGAACGCCATTTCTTTTGTCCCACTTTTGATCGTTTTACCCACTATACCGACGAATTATCAACGTAACTTAAGCAAAGAACGAGCCTTTTTCAAGGACCTATCAGAGGGTTTAAAAATAGTTGTCAAAGACAAAAGAATACTGTCAACTTTTATATCCCTGACTGTTTACGCTGTGTTCGGCATGCCGTACAGTATGCTTATGCAAGCTTTCGCGAAATCGGCCATGCGCACAGGGCTTGTTGGCTATGGCTTGGTGATGGGTTCAATGGGGCTTGGTGCTTTTGTTGGAGCCATTTTAGCCGGTGGTATGGATTCAAAAAAGGTAATACAGATCAACGAAGAGTTCCTTATACTTGCAATAGGTACAAGTACATTTGTTACTTCCGTTTATCCAAATGCGGCAATTTTCACGTCTTTTGTCAACGGCTTGTGTCAAACTGTATTTTTCAACGTTACCAACAGCAGAACTCAACTTCTTTCTCCGATGCATGCAAAAGGGCGCGTTATGTCTTTGTACGCCCTCATAAACAACGGTGGATCACCCGTTGGTACTTTTGTTTTCGGACTTCTTGGCAACGTAATAGGAATTAGAGCGTCCTACCAAATCCTTGCCCTTGCACTGATTGCCTACTTTGTCATCCACAAATTTTTGATAAAACAACCTGAGACCGAGTCTACTTATTAA
- a CDS encoding M42 family metallopeptidase, with the protein MQKDWINELVDLCLTAGISGREEMIRQKIINMLPKDMPYKVDNVGNLIVEIGSGKEFVALMAHMDEIGLLITGIKQDGTLTFKKIGGFDDRLLLGSHLQIITQNGSLDGVIGAIPPHLGGNQPIDNLTIDIGAKSKEEAIKMGVKVLDYAVFKKHVSVLNGKYISVRSLDDRFGCLSLVKVLHKVKNENLDKKVFFVWTVQEEIGLKGAKAFLSCHKVDICYAIDSFACCSQLTGDVAPGNGPVLRMADNSAIGSYSLMMEILQKAERNHIPIQVGVTGGGTDSSVAVDSNARMVPISLAVKYLHSNAEYISLDDFEKLVELLTVLLIEKS; encoded by the coding sequence ATGCAAAAAGATTGGATAAACGAGCTTGTTGATTTGTGTTTAACTGCTGGAATCTCTGGAAGGGAAGAAATGATAAGGCAAAAAATCATAAACATGTTGCCAAAAGATATGCCGTACAAAGTTGACAACGTTGGAAATCTGATAGTTGAAATAGGCAGCGGAAAAGAGTTTGTGGCTTTGATGGCTCATATGGACGAAATCGGTTTGCTGATAACAGGAATCAAACAAGATGGAACTTTGACTTTTAAAAAGATCGGTGGTTTTGACGATAGGTTGCTTTTGGGATCTCATCTTCAAATAATAACTCAAAACGGCTCGTTGGATGGAGTAATTGGAGCTATTCCTCCTCACCTCGGTGGGAATCAGCCAATTGACAATTTGACCATCGATATTGGAGCTAAAAGCAAAGAAGAAGCCATAAAAATGGGTGTGAAAGTTTTAGACTACGCTGTTTTCAAAAAGCACGTTAGTGTTTTGAACGGAAAATACATTTCTGTAAGATCTTTGGACGACAGATTTGGTTGCCTTAGCCTTGTGAAGGTGCTTCACAAAGTTAAGAATGAAAACCTTGATAAAAAAGTCTTCTTCGTTTGGACTGTTCAAGAAGAAATAGGCCTAAAAGGCGCAAAAGCTTTTCTTTCATGCCACAAAGTAGACATATGTTATGCCATAGACTCTTTTGCATGTTGTTCACAACTTACGGGAGATGTGGCTCCGGGTAATGGACCAGTTCTGAGAATGGCTGACAACAGCGCCATCGGTAGCTACAGCCTAATGATGGAAATTCTTCAAAAAGCCGAGAGAAACCACATACCTATTCAAGTTGGCGTAACCGGCGGTGGAACGGATAGCTCGGTTGCAGTTGATTCCAACGCAAGAATGGTTCCAATAAGTTTGGCAGTGAAATATCTTCATTCAAATGCAGAATACATTTCATTGGATGATTTTGAAAAATTAGTCGAATTGCTGACTGTGCTTCTGATTGAAAAAAGTTAA